From one Nothobranchius furzeri strain GRZ-AD chromosome 2, NfurGRZ-RIMD1, whole genome shotgun sequence genomic stretch:
- the LOC129157145 gene encoding zinc finger protein 345-like isoform X1, with amino-acid sequence MDSGESLMEFVSKQVATARKIIKKVEEALAQFEEGLGGQRRLSDMSSEPRSSSHGAEPPQHQVWEKEKVLTDQQLFNQESTSSLDQEEPEPPLIKKVQQELCSQQHEGQFLLKQENINFMETSSEETDCHEPEQNRTQPLCQSSTEAENQDQGGCRKKNSESKGNEELTCNKRRQKTKHHRDSVNGQKLKRQKRAHRGERPFSCELCGKYFSHKWYLNVHMRTHTGEKPYPCKTCGKCFTISGHLTTHMRTHTGEKPYPCKTCGKCFSRSSSLTTHMRTHTGEKPYPCKTCGKCFSRSSALTKHMRTHTGEKPFQCKSCSKCFSLSGRLTTHMRTHTGEKPFQCKSCSKCFSLSGNLTTHMRTHTGEKPYPCKTCGKCFSRSSSLTTHMRTHTGDKPFQCKTCGKCFSESSNLTTHVRTHTGEKPFQCKSCGKCFSFSGHLTTHMRTHTGEKPFQCKSCGKYFSESGSLTTHMRTHTGEKPFQCKSCGKYFSESGSLTTHMRTHTGEKPFQCKSCGKCFSESGSLTTHMRTHTGEKPFQCKSCGKCFGVIGNLTKHMRTHTGEKPYPCKTCGKCFSQSSHLTKHMRTHTGEKPYPCESCSKCFTQRVALINHMRTQHM; translated from the coding sequence AACCTCCACAGCATCAAGTTTGGGAAAAAGAGaaggttctgactgaccagcagctctttAACCAGGAGTCgacctccagtttggaccaggaggaaccAGAACCTCCACTGATCAAGAAAGTCCAGCAGGAACTCTGTAGCCAACAGCATGAAGGGCAGttccttctgaagcaggaaaatattaACTTCATGGAGACTTCTTCTGAAGAAACAGACTGCCatgaaccagaacagaacaggacCCAACCATTGTGTCAGAGTTCTACAGAAGCTGAGAACCAAGATCAGGGTGGATGCAGGAAAAAAAACTCAGAATCAAAGGGCAATGAAGAACTGACATGTAACAAAAGACGTCAAAAAACCAAACATCATAGAGACAGTGTAAATGGTCAAAAGCTTAAAAGGCAGAAGAGGGCTCACAGAGGTGAAAGGCCATTTtcgtgtgagctctgtggaaaatatTTCAGTCACAAGTGGTATTTAAAtgttcacatgagaactcacacaggtgagaagccatatccatgtaaaacatgtggtaaatgttttaccatCAGTGGTCACttaactacacacatgagaactcacacaggtgagaagccatatccatgtaaaacttgtggtaaatgttttagtcgcagtagttccttgactacacacatgagaactcacacaggtgagaagccatatccatgtaaaacttgtggtaaatgttttagtcgcAGTAGtgccttgactaaacacatgagaactcacacaggtgagaagccatttcaATGTAAAAGTTGTAGTAAATGTTTTAGTCTCAGTGGtcgcttgactacacacatgagaactcacacaggtgagaagccatttcaATGTAAAAGTTGTAGTAAATGTTTTAGTCTCAGTGgtaacttgactacacacatgagaactcacacaggtgagaagccatatccatgtaaaacttgtggtaaatgttttagtcgcagtagttccttgactacacacatgagaactcacacaggtgataagccatttcaatgtaaaacttgtggtaaatgttttagtgagagtagtaacttgactacacacgtgagaactcacacaggtgagaagccatttcaatgtaaaagttgtggtaaatgttttagtttcagtggtcacttgactacacacatgagaactcacacaggtgagaagccatttcaATGTAAAAGTTGTGGTAAATATTTTAGTGAGAGTGGtagcttgactacacacatgagaactcacacaggtgagaagccatttcaATGTAAAAGTTGTGGTAAATATTTTAGTGAGAGTGGtagcttgactacacacatgagaactcacacaggtgagaagccatttcaatgtaaaagttgtggtaaatgttttagtgagagTGGtagcttgactacacacatgagaactcacacaggtgagaagccatttcaatgtaaaagttgtggtaaatgttttggtGTCATTGgtaacttgactaaacacatgagaactcacacaggtgagaagccatatccatgtaaaacttgtggtaaatgttttagtcagAGTAgtcacttgactaaacacatgagaactcacacaggtgagaagccatatccatgtgaaaGTTGTAGTAAATGTTTCACACAGCGTGTTGCTTTGATTAATCACATGAGAACTCAACACATGTGA
- the LOC129157145 gene encoding zinc finger protein 345-like isoform X2, which translates to MKSFNLSTMSLEERHTEPPQHQVWEKEKVLTDQQLFNQESTSSLDQEEPEPPLIKKVQQELCSQQHEGQFLLKQENINFMETSSEETDCHEPEQNRTQPLCQSSTEAENQDQGGCRKKNSESKGNEELTCNKRRQKTKHHRDSVNGQKLKRQKRAHRGERPFSCELCGKYFSHKWYLNVHMRTHTGEKPYPCKTCGKCFTISGHLTTHMRTHTGEKPYPCKTCGKCFSRSSSLTTHMRTHTGEKPYPCKTCGKCFSRSSALTKHMRTHTGEKPFQCKSCSKCFSLSGRLTTHMRTHTGEKPFQCKSCSKCFSLSGNLTTHMRTHTGEKPYPCKTCGKCFSRSSSLTTHMRTHTGDKPFQCKTCGKCFSESSNLTTHVRTHTGEKPFQCKSCGKCFSFSGHLTTHMRTHTGEKPFQCKSCGKYFSESGSLTTHMRTHTGEKPFQCKSCGKYFSESGSLTTHMRTHTGEKPFQCKSCGKCFSESGSLTTHMRTHTGEKPFQCKSCGKCFGVIGNLTKHMRTHTGEKPYPCKTCGKCFSQSSHLTKHMRTHTGEKPYPCESCSKCFTQRVALINHMRTQHM; encoded by the coding sequence AACCTCCACAGCATCAAGTTTGGGAAAAAGAGaaggttctgactgaccagcagctctttAACCAGGAGTCgacctccagtttggaccaggaggaaccAGAACCTCCACTGATCAAGAAAGTCCAGCAGGAACTCTGTAGCCAACAGCATGAAGGGCAGttccttctgaagcaggaaaatattaACTTCATGGAGACTTCTTCTGAAGAAACAGACTGCCatgaaccagaacagaacaggacCCAACCATTGTGTCAGAGTTCTACAGAAGCTGAGAACCAAGATCAGGGTGGATGCAGGAAAAAAAACTCAGAATCAAAGGGCAATGAAGAACTGACATGTAACAAAAGACGTCAAAAAACCAAACATCATAGAGACAGTGTAAATGGTCAAAAGCTTAAAAGGCAGAAGAGGGCTCACAGAGGTGAAAGGCCATTTtcgtgtgagctctgtggaaaatatTTCAGTCACAAGTGGTATTTAAAtgttcacatgagaactcacacaggtgagaagccatatccatgtaaaacatgtggtaaatgttttaccatCAGTGGTCACttaactacacacatgagaactcacacaggtgagaagccatatccatgtaaaacttgtggtaaatgttttagtcgcagtagttccttgactacacacatgagaactcacacaggtgagaagccatatccatgtaaaacttgtggtaaatgttttagtcgcAGTAGtgccttgactaaacacatgagaactcacacaggtgagaagccatttcaATGTAAAAGTTGTAGTAAATGTTTTAGTCTCAGTGGtcgcttgactacacacatgagaactcacacaggtgagaagccatttcaATGTAAAAGTTGTAGTAAATGTTTTAGTCTCAGTGgtaacttgactacacacatgagaactcacacaggtgagaagccatatccatgtaaaacttgtggtaaatgttttagtcgcagtagttccttgactacacacatgagaactcacacaggtgataagccatttcaatgtaaaacttgtggtaaatgttttagtgagagtagtaacttgactacacacgtgagaactcacacaggtgagaagccatttcaatgtaaaagttgtggtaaatgttttagtttcagtggtcacttgactacacacatgagaactcacacaggtgagaagccatttcaATGTAAAAGTTGTGGTAAATATTTTAGTGAGAGTGGtagcttgactacacacatgagaactcacacaggtgagaagccatttcaATGTAAAAGTTGTGGTAAATATTTTAGTGAGAGTGGtagcttgactacacacatgagaactcacacaggtgagaagccatttcaatgtaaaagttgtggtaaatgttttagtgagagTGGtagcttgactacacacatgagaactcacacaggtgagaagccatttcaatgtaaaagttgtggtaaatgttttggtGTCATTGgtaacttgactaaacacatgagaactcacacaggtgagaagccatatccatgtaaaacttgtggtaaatgttttagtcagAGTAgtcacttgactaaacacatgagaactcacacaggtgagaagccatatccatgtgaaaGTTGTAGTAAATGTTTCACACAGCGTGTTGCTTTGATTAATCACATGAGAACTCAACACATGTGA